The Euwallacea fornicatus isolate EFF26 chromosome 3, ASM4011564v1, whole genome shotgun sequence genome has a segment encoding these proteins:
- the LOC136350511 gene encoding uncharacterized protein yields the protein MQLIKMNLWIFSFATTLLAFSTKVLGTPVTNIPVCSMQEMRLRVRQSCGQLKKPSDNFGQRSKRSYSINRVEVSEPKYYFRMKRDEIIGICCPPSLIKLHGSRCVEKYTC from the exons ATGCAGTTGATCAAGATGAATCTatgg ATATTCTCATTTGCCACAACTCTTTTGGCATTTAGTACCAAGGTACTTGGCACACCAGTGACCAATATTCCAGTCTGTAGCATGCAGGAGATGAGACTACGAGTACGACAGTCTTGTGGGCAACTCAAGAAGCCTTCTGATAATTTTGGGCAAAGAA GCAAAAGAAGTTACTCAATCAATCGAGTAGAGGTCTCCGAACCGAAGTACTATTTCAGGATGAAGAGAGACGAAATTATAGGGATTTGCTGCCCTCCTAGTTTAATCAAACTTCACGGTAGCAGATGTGTGGAAAAATATACGTGTTAG